One Oryza sativa Japonica Group chromosome 8, ASM3414082v1 DNA window includes the following coding sequences:
- the LOC4345126 gene encoding F-box/LRR-repeat protein At1g06630 isoform X1, which produces MATSGSSSSPSSPSSPKRQRVAPPPPRRTDMLMALPPDILDDRILALLPFDKLVRTSCLSRAWRRRWESVRNLEIELPRAYSGGGRALWRCARPVRFFSARVARRDVFRAARWLRALARKGVQDLSLEFSLAGKQRPLPGPALFSCAALVQLDLEQCDMPAAPPGFLGFPNLERLDLVYVTLPFAGAGTQLEHLIVAAEKLAVLNLSPVITINGGGVDTWAIRAPKLRKLYITMEMGDDNGCRIPMPLPMLEEVTISFDRLFGTQDFLDAFQNISTVNKLFFKSDKFNINMLEGITCKFENLREGGLIIDFGQRSSVLSLVSLLKFAPHIEHLYIRTDHSILDPVSSEDEMDEDSLNSEDEFDEDSLNSQDEIDEDSLNSEISSDLLASLKYVTLINMKYNSNQMCFMKLLLSKARSLQTFDVTFVYSYESNGRYGNACRELTECQKASPQVVLTAKVTTHGM; this is translated from the exons ATGGCGACCTCgggttcctcctcctccccctcctccccgtcctcccCCAAGCGCCAGCgagtggcgccgccgccgccgcggcgcacggACATGCTGATGGCGCTCCCGCCGGACATCCTCGACGACCGCATCCTCGCGCTGCTCCCCTTCGACAAGCTGGTCCGCACCTCCTGTCTCTCCCGcgcgtggcgccgccgctgggAGTCGGTCAGAAACCTCGAGATCGAGCTGCCCCGTGCCtactccggcggcggccgcgccctgTGGCGGTGCGCGCGGCCCGTCCGCTTCTTCAGCGCCCGCGTCGCCCGCCGCGACGTCTTCCGCGCCGCCCGCTGGCTCCGCGCCTTGGCGCGGAAGGGCGTCCAGGATCTAAGTCTGGAGTTCTCGTTAGCCGGTAAGCAGCGCCCCCTTCCCGGACCCGCCCTCTTCTCCTGCGCCGCACTCGTCCAACTCGACCTCGAGCAATGCGAcatgccggcggcgccgccgggcttTCTGGGCTTCCCCAACCTTGAGCGCCTCGACCTCGTGTATGTCACCCTCCCGTTCGCCGGTGCCGGCACGCAGCTCGAACACCTCATCGTCGCGGCGGAGAAACTCGCCGTGCTAAATTTGTCACCCGTGATCACcatcaacggcggcggcgtggacacGTGGGCCATCAGAGCGCCCAAACTCCGGAAGCTCTACATCACCATGGAGATGGGTGACGACAACGGCTGCCGAATACCAATGCCGCTCCCCATGCTGGAGGAGGTGACCATCTCATTCGATCGCCTCTTCGGAACCCAAGACTTCCTCGATGCTTTCCAGAATATTTCTACTGTCAATAAGCTCTTTTTCAAGAGTGATAAG TTCAACATTAATATGCTGGAGGGAATTACATGCAAGTTTGAGAATCTGAGGGAGGGCGGCCTGATCATAGATTTTGGCCAGCGCTCAAGTGTTCTATCGTTAGTTTCTTTACTGAAGTTTGCCCCGCACATTGAACACCTTTATATTAGG ACTGATCATTCCATATTGGACCCCGTGAGTTCTGAAGATGAGATGGATGAAGACTCCCTGAATTCTGAAGATGAGTTTGATGAAGACTCCCTGAATTCTCAAGATGAGATTGATGAAGACTCCCTGAATTCTGAGATAAGCAGCGACTTGCTTGCAAGCCTCAAATATGTGACCCTGATTAATATGAAGTACAACTCAAATCAAATGTGCTTTATGAAGCTTTTACTGTCCAAAGCGAGATCTCTTCAAACATTTGACGTCACTTTCGTCTACAGTTATGAAAGCAATGGACGCTATGGAAATGCATGCAGAGAATTAACGGAGTGCCAAAAGGCTTCACCCCAAGTTGTGTTGACAGCAAAAGTGACAACACACGGCATGTAA
- the LOC4345126 gene encoding F-box/LRR-repeat protein At1g06630 isoform X2, with translation MATSGSSSSPSSPSSPKRQRVAPPPPRRTDMLMALPPDILDDRILALLPFDKLVRTSCLSRAWRRRWESVRNLEIELPRAYSGGGRALWRCARPVRFFSARVARRDVFRAARWLRALARKGVQDLSLEFSLAGKQRPLPGPALFSCAALVQLDLEQCDMPAAPPGFLGFPNLERLDLVYVTLPFAGAGTQLEHLIVAAEKLAVLNLSPVITINGGGVDTWAIRAPKLRKLYITMEMGDDNGCRIPMPLPMLEEVTISFDRLFGTQDFLDAFQNISTVNKLFFKSDKTDHSILDPVSSEDEMDEDSLNSEDEFDEDSLNSQDEIDEDSLNSEISSDLLASLKYVTLINMKYNSNQMCFMKLLLSKARSLQTFDVTFVYSYESNGRYGNACRELTECQKASPQVVLTAKVTTHGM, from the exons ATGGCGACCTCgggttcctcctcctccccctcctccccgtcctcccCCAAGCGCCAGCgagtggcgccgccgccgccgcggcgcacggACATGCTGATGGCGCTCCCGCCGGACATCCTCGACGACCGCATCCTCGCGCTGCTCCCCTTCGACAAGCTGGTCCGCACCTCCTGTCTCTCCCGcgcgtggcgccgccgctgggAGTCGGTCAGAAACCTCGAGATCGAGCTGCCCCGTGCCtactccggcggcggccgcgccctgTGGCGGTGCGCGCGGCCCGTCCGCTTCTTCAGCGCCCGCGTCGCCCGCCGCGACGTCTTCCGCGCCGCCCGCTGGCTCCGCGCCTTGGCGCGGAAGGGCGTCCAGGATCTAAGTCTGGAGTTCTCGTTAGCCGGTAAGCAGCGCCCCCTTCCCGGACCCGCCCTCTTCTCCTGCGCCGCACTCGTCCAACTCGACCTCGAGCAATGCGAcatgccggcggcgccgccgggcttTCTGGGCTTCCCCAACCTTGAGCGCCTCGACCTCGTGTATGTCACCCTCCCGTTCGCCGGTGCCGGCACGCAGCTCGAACACCTCATCGTCGCGGCGGAGAAACTCGCCGTGCTAAATTTGTCACCCGTGATCACcatcaacggcggcggcgtggacacGTGGGCCATCAGAGCGCCCAAACTCCGGAAGCTCTACATCACCATGGAGATGGGTGACGACAACGGCTGCCGAATACCAATGCCGCTCCCCATGCTGGAGGAGGTGACCATCTCATTCGATCGCCTCTTCGGAACCCAAGACTTCCTCGATGCTTTCCAGAATATTTCTACTGTCAATAAGCTCTTTTTCAAGAGTGATAAG ACTGATCATTCCATATTGGACCCCGTGAGTTCTGAAGATGAGATGGATGAAGACTCCCTGAATTCTGAAGATGAGTTTGATGAAGACTCCCTGAATTCTCAAGATGAGATTGATGAAGACTCCCTGAATTCTGAGATAAGCAGCGACTTGCTTGCAAGCCTCAAATATGTGACCCTGATTAATATGAAGTACAACTCAAATCAAATGTGCTTTATGAAGCTTTTACTGTCCAAAGCGAGATCTCTTCAAACATTTGACGTCACTTTCGTCTACAGTTATGAAAGCAATGGACGCTATGGAAATGCATGCAGAGAATTAACGGAGTGCCAAAAGGCTTCACCCCAAGTTGTGTTGACAGCAAAAGTGACAACACACGGCATGTAA